Proteins encoded within one genomic window of Pygocentrus nattereri isolate fPygNat1 chromosome 11, fPygNat1.pri, whole genome shotgun sequence:
- the slc25a44a gene encoding solute carrier family 25 member 44a produces MMQQKRNIRIIEWEDLDKRKFYSLGVFMTLTTRATVYPFTLIRTRLQVQKGKSLYNGTFDAFCKILKVEGVRGLYRGFMVNTFTLISGQAYITTYELVRKYVSHYSSSNTFKSLVAGGSASLVAQSITVPIDVVSQHLMMQGQGEHFTRFKLKPKIVMATSKHKVTFGHTKDIMVQIFAADGFRGFYRGYVASLLTYIPNSALWWPFYHFYAEQMSRLAPSNCPHLLLQAVAGPMAAATASTITNPMDVVRARVQVEGRSSVIETFKQLLAEEGMWGLTKGLSARIISSTPTSILIVVGYETLKRLSLRPELVHTRHW; encoded by the exons ATGATGCAGCAGAAACGGAATATCCGGATCATAGAATGGGAGGACCTGGACAAGAGGAAATTTTACTCTCTCGGAGTGTTCATGACCTTGACCACCCGTGCCACCGTCTACCCGTTCACCCTGATCCGAACTCGACTGCAGGTTCAGAAGGGAAAGTCACTGTACAATGGCACTTTTGATGCCTTCTGTAAGATCCTGAAGGTGGAAGGAGTGCGGGGACTGTACCGGGGCTTCATGGTCAATACCTTCACGCTGATCTCAGGTCAGGCCTACATCACAACCTATGAGCTGGTGAGGAAGTATGTGTCTCATTATTCCTCCAGCAACACCTTCAAGTCCCTGGTGGCCGGGGGCTCAGCCTCACTGGTGGCCCAGAGCATCACTGTGCCTATCGACGTGGTCTCCCAGCATCTTATGATGCAAGGCCAGGGGGAACATTTCACACGCTTTAAGCTCAAGCCCAAGATAGTGATGGCCACGTCTAAACATAAAGTGACTTTTGGTCATACCAAGGACATTATGGTGCAGATTTTCGCAGCTGATGGCTTTCGGGGGTTTTATCGAGGCTATGTGGCTTCACTCCTCACCTACATCCCTAACAGTGCCCTGTGGTGGCCTTTTTATCACTTTTATGCAG AGCAGATGTCCAGGCTGGCCCCCTCCAACTGCCCTCACCTCCTCCTGCAGGCTGTGGCTGGGCCCATGGCTGCAGCCACTGCTTCCACCATCACCAACCCTATGGACGTAGTGAGAGCCAGAGTGCAG GTTGAAGGCCGTTCCTCTGTGATTGAGACGTTTAAGCAGCTCTTAGCTGAGGAGGGCATGTGGGGTCTGACGAAGGGTCTCTCAGCACGTATCATCTCCTCAACTCCCACCTCAATCCTCATCGTCGTCGGCTATGAGACACTGAAGAGACTCAGCCTGAGGCCTGAGCTGGTCCACACAAGACACTGGTGA
- the wdr61 gene encoding WD repeat-containing protein 61: MSTQYSILFKQEHAHDDAIWTAAWGKSEKDGSETIITGSLDDMVKVWKWSDEKLELQWTLEGHQLGVVSVDISHNGSIAASSSLDAHIRLWDLESGKQIKSMDAGPVDAWTVAFSPDSKYIATGSHLGKVNIFGVESGKKEYSLDTRGKFILSIAYSPDGKYLASGAIDGIINIFDIATGKLLHTLEGHAMPIRSLTFSPDSQLLVTASDDGYIKIYDVQHANLAGTLSGHASWVLNVAFSPDNTHFVSSSSDKSVKVWEASTRACVNTFFDHQDQVWSVKYNSTGSKIISAGDDRAIHIYDCPM, encoded by the exons ATGAGTACGCAG TACAGCATACTGTTCAAACAGGAGCATG CCCACGATGATGCCATATGGACAGCAGCTTGGGGAAAAAGTGAGAAGGATGGATCAGAGACCATTATCACTGGCTCTCTGGATGATATGGTGAAAGTGTGGAAATG GTCAGATGAGAAGTTAGAGCTGCAGTGGACTTTGGAGGGACATCAGTTGGGTGTGGTGTCTGTAGACATCAGCCACAATGGCTCCATTGCTGCCTCCAGCTCCTTGGATGCTCATATCCGGCTCTGGGATCTGGAGTCAGGCAAACAGATCAAATCCATGGATGCAGGGCCAG TTGACGCCTGGACTGTAGCTTTCTCCCCTGACTCCAAATACATCGCCACAGGCAGCCATCTTGGGAAGGTTAACATCTTTGGAGTTGAGAGTGGAAAGAAGGAATACTCCCTAGACACCAGAGGGAAGTTCATTCTGAGTATCGCCTAT AGCCCAGATGGAAAGTACTTAGCCAGCGGTGCCATTGATGGAATCATTAATATCTTTGATATTGCAACTGGGAAACTGCTGCACACGCTGGAAG GTCATGCTATGCCCATCCgatctctcacattctctcccgACTCTCAGCTCTTAGTCACAGCCTCAGACGATGGCTACATCAAGATTTATGATGT GCAGCATGCTAACCTGGCAGGCACGCTCAGTGGACATGCATCCTGGGTGCTTAATGTGGCCTTCTCACCTGATAACACACACTTTGTCTccag CTCATCAGATAAAAGCGTAAAGGTGTGGGAGGCAAGCACCAGGGCATGTGTGAACACATTCTTTGACCATCAGGACCAG GTATGGAGTGTGAAGTACAACAGCACTGGCTCGAAGATCATTTCTGCTGGGGACGACCGAGCAATCCACATATATGACTGTCCCATGTGA